A region from the Gemmatimonadaceae bacterium genome encodes:
- a CDS encoding dipeptidase, which yields MRLASRCVRVPIILALLAPVALAAQGRDAFLPRARRLMREAPFIDTHNDLPWMSYQRSRYDLERYDPDRPLPDLDTDLPRAVKGGVGGQFWAAFVPSAYEGKGAGTMVLEQIDMIHRMIARSPRLAFASTADEVVRIHRRRKIASLIGIEGGHAIDNSLGVLRQSYALGVRYMTLTHGSTTAWADASTDAPRHSGLSAFGEDVVREMNRLGMMVDLSHVSDGVMSDVARISEAPLFFSHSSVRALADHPRNVPDSILRLVKQKDGVVMVNAYPAFVDSTGARLMRDVFEVERRLRAEFADDQAKADSAFGVYINNVPGTTLERYVDHIEYIIRFIGIDHVGIGADLGALEQHPRGLDDISMFPNVVAELLRRGYTDAQVKRVMGGNLLRVMRKTEATARRLQRTGKPLTTRLEGSGVVP from the coding sequence ATGCGCCTTGCCTCGCGGTGCGTCCGCGTTCCGATCATCCTGGCGCTCCTCGCCCCTGTTGCCCTCGCGGCGCAGGGGCGAGATGCATTTCTCCCGCGCGCTCGCCGCCTGATGCGTGAGGCACCGTTCATCGACACGCACAACGACCTGCCGTGGATGTCGTACCAGCGGTCACGGTACGACCTCGAGCGCTACGATCCCGATCGGCCATTGCCTGACCTCGACACGGACCTGCCACGCGCCGTGAAAGGGGGCGTTGGCGGACAGTTCTGGGCGGCGTTCGTGCCTTCTGCCTACGAGGGAAAAGGCGCCGGGACCATGGTGCTCGAACAGATCGACATGATCCACCGGATGATCGCGCGGTCGCCGCGACTCGCGTTCGCGTCGACCGCGGACGAGGTCGTGCGCATCCACCGGCGCCGGAAGATCGCGTCCCTCATCGGCATCGAGGGCGGCCACGCCATCGACAACTCGCTCGGGGTGCTGCGGCAGAGCTACGCGTTAGGCGTGCGCTACATGACGCTCACCCACGGGTCGACGACCGCGTGGGCGGACGCGTCCACCGATGCGCCCCGGCACAGCGGACTCAGTGCGTTCGGCGAGGACGTCGTCCGCGAGATGAATCGGCTGGGCATGATGGTCGACCTCTCGCACGTCTCGGACGGCGTGATGAGCGATGTCGCGCGGATCAGCGAAGCGCCGCTCTTCTTCAGCCATTCCTCCGTCCGCGCCCTCGCCGACCACCCGAGAAACGTGCCCGACTCGATCCTTCGGCTCGTGAAACAGAAGGACGGCGTGGTCATGGTCAACGCCTATCCCGCGTTCGTGGACTCCACGGGCGCGCGGCTCATGCGTGACGTGTTCGAGGTGGAGCGACGCCTGCGCGCGGAGTTCGCAGACGATCAGGCGAAGGCCGACTCGGCGTTCGGCGTCTACATCAACAACGTGCCCGGAACCACCCTCGAGCGTTACGTCGACCACATCGAGTACATCATCCGGTTCATCGGGATCGACCACGTGGGCATCGGCGCCGATCTCGGCGCCCTCGAGCAGCACCCCAGGGGCCTCGACGACATCTCGATGTTCCCGAACGTGGTCGCGGAGCTGCTCCGCCGCGGGTACACGGATGCACAGGTGAAGCGGGTGATGGGTGGAAACCTGCTGCGCGTGATGCGGAAGACGGAAGCGACCGCGCGTCGCCTCCAGCGCACCGGCAAGCCACTGACGACTCGCCTCGAGGGGTCAGGCGTCGTTCCGTAG